The following proteins are co-located in the Dyadobacter chenwenxiniae genome:
- a CDS encoding pectinacetylesterase family protein, with protein sequence MELFWLIVEWAALVVVAAAVLGFLYFYFIKFAHPGEVVRIEDIKDGNWHSVPMKGGTMCSDGSAYEIYIRKGSSKNLMIYFAGGGACWDGYSASRPITLMSALGGNSRSLKSFYFPKLQWFYPKAMGGIGDDKDPKNAFRDWNIVFVPYCTGDMHIGDIKNTYTYNGKKIEIHHNGRKNSLAALDWVFGNFRDTDKILVLGESTGAFASAFYTPLVADHYADKKIYSLCDAAMLTSGRWKDILDTVWNSQSQKNLGFKIGKDIFEDALIHRVDSVKRQIKYLHSNTLYDDVFTKFGAVLNHQSTGSNDFIDQWTANTKASMTRLSNSDIDYNFFITNWGYDPKKHATQHTITTNEFYHKCTADGVSYAEWLKRNVIDDENLSLGQTLIQQ encoded by the coding sequence ATGGAATTGTTTTGGCTGATAGTTGAATGGGCAGCGTTGGTGGTTGTGGCTGCTGCGGTTCTTGGGTTTCTTTATTTTTACTTCATAAAGTTTGCACACCCTGGCGAAGTTGTAAGGATCGAAGACATTAAAGATGGTAATTGGCATTCTGTGCCAATGAAAGGCGGCACGATGTGCAGTGATGGTTCGGCCTATGAAATCTACATAAGAAAGGGCTCATCAAAAAATCTGATGATTTACTTTGCAGGAGGTGGTGCCTGTTGGGATGGTTACAGCGCCAGCAGACCGATTACCTTGATGAGCGCTTTGGGCGGAAATTCAAGGAGCCTGAAATCGTTCTATTTTCCAAAGCTGCAATGGTTCTACCCTAAGGCAATGGGTGGAATTGGAGATGATAAAGACCCTAAAAATGCTTTTCGTGACTGGAACATTGTTTTTGTTCCCTATTGTACAGGCGACATGCACATTGGGGACATTAAAAATACCTACACTTACAATGGCAAAAAGATAGAGATTCATCACAATGGACGGAAAAACAGTTTAGCGGCATTAGATTGGGTATTTGGCAATTTTAGGGATACAGACAAAATATTGGTGTTGGGTGAAAGTACAGGCGCCTTTGCTTCTGCTTTTTATACGCCATTGGTTGCAGACCATTATGCGGATAAAAAGATTTATTCATTATGTGATGCAGCTATGCTTACTTCTGGCAGATGGAAAGACATTTTGGATACTGTCTGGAACAGTCAAAGCCAGAAAAATCTGGGCTTTAAGATTGGGAAGGATATTTTTGAAGATGCGCTCATTCATCGGGTAGATTCGGTAAAAAGGCAGATCAAATATTTGCATAGCAATACTCTTTACGATGATGTTTTTACAAAGTTTGGTGCAGTTCTTAACCACCAGTCAACAGGTTCCAATGATTTCATAGATCAGTGGACGGCCAACACCAAGGCGTCCATGACCCGACTTAGCAATTCAGATATTGACTATAACTTTTTCATAACCAACTGGGGCTATGATCCTAAAAAACACGCCACGCAGCACACCATCACAACTAATGAATTTTATCACAAATGTACTGCCGATGGTGTTTCTTATGCCGAATGGTTGAAACGAAATGTGATCGACGATGAAAACCTGTCTCTTGGGCAAACACTAATTCAACAATAG
- a CDS encoding helix-turn-helix domain-containing protein, which produces MADNPGQGISIDRMTIKRSDFRTEVQYEEAKRSHRDEGHTFHIVEQGTVIIEIDFQIYHVTAPAVVYMHPNQVHRILDFGDITVSSMAIKNEDLNPDYLDFLEDIVPAKPLILTEESHTTVSTIFSLCQNFSIQKNNKLYYSLLKDSCNTLVAFLTSQFLCQTKTETHPSRFEIVSKSFKKLLEKDYRTSKRPSEYAHRLNISTAYLNECIKQTTGLSVSHSIHDRIILEAKRLLYHTDKPVKEIAFDLGYEDYPYFSKLFTKVAGMSAMTFRNKNRG; this is translated from the coding sequence ATGGCCGATAACCCCGGTCAAGGGATTTCTATTGATAGAATGACGATAAAAAGATCTGATTTTCGAACGGAGGTACAGTATGAAGAAGCCAAACGGTCACATCGCGATGAGGGACACACTTTCCACATTGTTGAACAGGGCACAGTAATTATTGAAATTGACTTTCAGATCTATCATGTAACAGCGCCGGCAGTTGTTTATATGCATCCCAACCAAGTGCATCGAATTTTAGATTTCGGGGACATTACCGTCAGCTCAATGGCAATAAAGAATGAAGATTTAAATCCCGATTATCTCGATTTTTTGGAAGATATCGTTCCCGCAAAGCCATTGATCCTGACGGAGGAATCCCACACGACGGTTTCGACTATCTTTTCACTGTGTCAGAATTTCTCGATACAAAAGAATAACAAACTATACTATTCCCTATTGAAGGACAGCTGCAATACCCTGGTCGCCTTTTTGACTTCTCAATTTTTATGTCAAACCAAAACGGAAACCCATCCTTCGAGGTTTGAGATAGTCAGCAAATCTTTCAAAAAGCTATTGGAAAAGGATTATCGCACATCAAAGCGGCCAAGTGAATATGCCCATCGGCTGAATATTTCCACAGCTTATCTCAACGAGTGTATCAAGCAAACAACAGGTCTTTCGGTTTCACATTCTATCCATGACCGGATCATTTTGGAAGCAAAACGTTTGCTCTATCACACAGATAAGCCGGTGAAGGAAATTGCCTTTGATCTTGGTTATGAAGATTACCCTTATTTTTCAAAGCTGTTTACCAAGGTTGCAGGTATGTCCGCAATGACTTTTCGGAACAAAAACCGCGGTTAG
- a CDS encoding adenylate/guanylate cyclase domain-containing protein, producing the protein MLSPKTKRDVARVIPFGVLWFVFALIYTMLEKGILGDLDHYPSTGVEYNFARNILTIPATGLMMGMLTGIFEVGYFSKCFIKNSFTRKIVFKSLIYLIIVVIFLITIMLINALDTHEPHSFQNLSSPARAFLTDYAVISTLLYIASIVVITQFYAEFSQSIGSGTLSNFFLGTYHHPVEEERIFMFLDMKSSTTIAENLGHVMYFEMLKEYFFDLSGAVIDYAGTIYQYAGDEMIVCWKLKDGLKKNNSIECFFAMKRALEKQQVKYNSKFGILPAFKAGLHFGMVTTGEIGSLKKEIIFTGDVLNTSARIQGLCNHFGADLLVSGDLARMLQLPATYAIRSVGENLLKGRSKTMELFAISFREDGQTK; encoded by the coding sequence ATGCTGTCACCGAAAACTAAAAGAGATGTTGCCCGTGTCATTCCTTTTGGAGTATTGTGGTTTGTTTTTGCCCTGATTTATACCATGCTGGAGAAAGGTATTCTTGGAGATCTGGACCATTATCCTTCTACGGGCGTTGAATATAATTTTGCAAGAAACATTTTGACCATTCCGGCCACAGGCCTGATGATGGGTATGCTGACCGGCATTTTTGAGGTCGGTTATTTCAGTAAGTGTTTTATAAAAAACAGCTTCACCAGAAAGATTGTATTTAAATCCCTTATTTATTTAATCATTGTTGTCATTTTTTTAATAACCATCATGTTAATCAATGCGCTAGATACGCATGAGCCACACTCGTTTCAAAATCTGTCATCTCCAGCGCGGGCGTTTTTAACTGACTACGCGGTAATCAGCACTTTGCTCTACATTGCTTCGATTGTTGTCATCACACAGTTCTACGCAGAATTTAGCCAAAGTATTGGATCAGGGACATTGAGCAATTTTTTTTTGGGAACGTATCATCATCCCGTAGAGGAAGAGAGAATATTTATGTTCCTGGATATGAAGTCCTCGACTACAATCGCGGAAAATCTTGGCCATGTCATGTACTTCGAGATGTTAAAAGAATACTTCTTTGACCTCTCAGGGGCTGTTATAGACTATGCTGGCACAATCTATCAATATGCTGGTGATGAGATGATCGTCTGCTGGAAACTAAAAGACGGTCTAAAGAAAAATAACAGTATTGAATGCTTCTTCGCTATGAAACGCGCTTTGGAGAAGCAGCAGGTGAAGTACAACAGTAAGTTCGGAATTTTACCGGCGTTTAAAGCTGGGCTGCATTTTGGTATGGTGACTACCGGGGAAATCGGATCGCTGAAAAAAGAAATCATCTTCACAGGTGACGTCCTTAATACTTCCGCGCGGATCCAGGGCCTCTGCAACCATTTCGGTGCTGACCTTTTGGTATCGGGGGACCTGGCTAGAATGCTTCAACTTCCAGCCACATATGCAATAAGATCTGTTGGAGAGAACCTACTGAAAGGCCGAAGTAAAACAATGGAGCTATTTGCCATATCATTCCGCGAAGACGGCCAAACGAAATAA
- a CDS encoding aldehyde dehydrogenase, translating into MKSIIINQKQYFNSNATKPVAFRLEQLKKLRTVLKANEKMLTEAVYKDFQKGSYNTFLTEFAGVYVALNDAIKNVGRWSKIKRAGTSMVNFPGSSYVIPEPLGSCLVIGSWNYPINLTLVPAIAAMVAGNTVVMKPSELSAHTSAALANIISNNFDPSYFAVLEGGVDVTTEALSQPFDKIFFTGSVPVGKVVYQAASKNLVPVTLELGGKSPLIIAPDANLKTTVKRLVWGKFVNAGQTCVAPDYVLVHKSIEIDFLSTLKNEIAKGDFFLENDNYAQIISEKHFDRLTSMIEPTKVFIGGNHDRSKRFIAPTVLVNVTEDDKIMADEVFGPILPVMIYENIDDAITFIKARPKPLSLYLFSESSSLRKKIWGEISFGGGMVNDVLMHFVNESLPFGGVGNSGMGNYHGEAGFKTFSHFKSVIHRPTLLEFPLKYFPFTKLKFALIKKAFGV; encoded by the coding sequence ATGAAATCAATAATAATAAATCAAAAGCAGTACTTCAATAGTAATGCAACAAAGCCGGTAGCATTTAGATTGGAACAATTAAAAAAATTGCGGACTGTTCTTAAAGCGAATGAGAAAATGCTTACAGAAGCTGTTTACAAAGATTTTCAGAAGGGAAGTTATAATACTTTTCTGACAGAGTTTGCCGGAGTATATGTTGCATTAAACGATGCTATTAAAAATGTAGGCAGATGGTCTAAAATAAAAAGAGCCGGTACAAGTATGGTTAACTTTCCGGGCAGCAGCTATGTTATTCCGGAACCCCTGGGAAGCTGCCTTGTTATCGGCTCATGGAACTACCCAATCAATCTTACTTTGGTGCCTGCCATTGCAGCTATGGTGGCTGGCAACACCGTAGTGATGAAGCCGAGCGAATTATCAGCACATACGAGCGCTGCATTAGCCAATATTATCTCCAACAATTTTGATCCATCTTACTTTGCTGTACTGGAAGGTGGGGTGGACGTAACAACTGAGGCTCTCTCACAGCCTTTTGATAAAATATTTTTTACTGGAAGTGTTCCGGTTGGAAAAGTTGTGTACCAGGCGGCATCCAAAAATCTTGTGCCGGTTACACTTGAGCTCGGTGGAAAAAGTCCACTAATTATCGCTCCGGATGCTAATCTTAAAACAACCGTAAAAAGGCTGGTATGGGGCAAATTTGTGAATGCAGGTCAAACATGCGTAGCACCAGACTATGTACTGGTTCATAAAAGCATCGAGATCGACTTTTTAAGCACCCTTAAAAATGAAATAGCAAAGGGAGATTTTTTTCTTGAAAATGATAACTATGCGCAAATTATCAGCGAAAAGCACTTTGACCGTCTTACCAGCATGATTGAACCAACCAAAGTGTTTATTGGAGGTAATCATGACCGCTCAAAACGATTTATTGCCCCTACGGTTCTTGTGAATGTAACAGAAGACGATAAAATAATGGCTGACGAAGTATTTGGCCCGATTCTACCTGTAATGATCTATGAAAACATTGATGATGCAATCACATTTATTAAAGCCCGGCCTAAGCCACTCTCTCTTTATTTGTTTTCTGAAAGCAGCTCATTACGTAAAAAGATATGGGGTGAAATTTCATTTGGCGGAGGCATGGTAAACGATGTTCTTATGCACTTTGTAAATGAGTCGCTTCCATTTGGGGGAGTAGGTAACAGTGGGATGGGCAACTATCATGGAGAAGCTGGTTTTAAAACCTTCTCACACTTTAAGAGTGTTATACACCGCCCAACCTTATTAGAGTTTCCGCTTAAATACTTTCCATTTACCAAGTTGAAATTTGCACTTATAAAAAAGGCTTTCGGAGTTTAG
- a CDS encoding Crp/Fnr family transcriptional regulator, translated as MHSKKSNQVLHEQEMSESIEAIKKFIGAVAPMGEEDLELLPSILEYKKVKKNDYILKEGEICKNVYFLTKGFLRMFFVDHSGNEVNYRFTFENDFFVDFQSFLLQKPSHFFWQAMQDSEFLVLPKTEILKLYATSPAWNNFGRLVSEKVYLQMNERVEMLLFMTPEERYNHLLSTQPELFAMVSQFHLSSYLGVKPESLSRLRKRLLKK; from the coding sequence ATGCACTCAAAAAAATCAAATCAAGTATTACATGAGCAAGAGATGTCGGAAAGCATCGAAGCTATTAAGAAGTTTATAGGTGCAGTGGCCCCAATGGGTGAAGAAGATTTAGAATTACTGCCCTCAATCCTTGAATATAAGAAAGTTAAAAAAAACGATTACATTTTGAAGGAGGGTGAAATTTGTAAAAATGTGTACTTTCTAACCAAGGGATTTCTACGGATGTTTTTTGTAGATCATAGTGGTAATGAGGTAAATTACCGTTTTACTTTCGAAAATGATTTTTTTGTTGATTTTCAAAGCTTCCTTTTGCAGAAACCGTCACATTTCTTTTGGCAGGCAATGCAGGATAGCGAATTCTTAGTATTGCCCAAAACAGAAATTCTAAAACTCTACGCTACTTCACCAGCATGGAATAATTTTGGAAGGCTTGTATCCGAAAAGGTATATCTCCAAATGAATGAGAGAGTAGAAATGCTTTTGTTCATGACTCCGGAAGAGAGATATAATCACCTGCTGTCTACTCAGCCTGAACTTTTCGCAATGGTATCCCAGTTCCACCTTTCTTCCTATTTGGGTGTTAAGCCTGAATCTCTCAGCAGATTGCGTAAAAGGTTGCTGAAAAAATAG
- a CDS encoding alpha-L-rhamnosidase-related protein: MYPKSTFLFIVLLILNITAFADGYRDDIVFQEKAKTVTLSVPGKKLALVIDYGAGCTVRQLVVNGQQTLSTSGAFTGMKVGERIFSSTSARDVKLARKSDGITLTHITYGNDTLMVDESWDFTIVGSLINWKITRKYSNAAQVQEVAFPKWNFAGLNVWKGGILDNGGMVWCKYLKRNDDSYGVHTGGVTFWNDKSGNGLRIATPAKVNQNFSTKFSNENNLFTCTQQLSEKPLKQRHNLSRFVSGKADVFAPFNVEAGTVSATISLEYVDYFKEYSRGTLPGINAETVRELMNTTGRYGVVDNNIIGANGWLTNWKCLHEPFFSQIGMALYDSNYTANMAATLNQERDLAMQADGRVLSRWHNAPGDEIPGTYNAETGYYEAMWGYTIDSQPGYVINTSEQFDLSGDLDWLRSHKAACEKALDWLISRDANHNGIFEMMNNNIAEKKASDWLDIVWASYENAFVNAQMFEALNLWANCEEVLGDQDKARHYRATAAKLKEAFNKPVEEGGFWSAAKKRYVYWRDNDGSVHGDNLVTPVNFAAIAFGLCDDQERITQLLDQIEQRTTQENLFHWPLCFDSFTQAEVSPGNWPFPKYENGDIFPTWGYLGVRAYTQYDKSIALKYINKLLDQYKKDGLSSQRYSRTTQLGLGDDILAGICTSITALYRDIYGIRPKWNRMGLEPNLSQQLNSTQFSYRLRDILYQVKLNVGDYSLSTERFTIKSKQNFGASNDGQMFNIYPQNRENFILQVKAVTKSQLKLNLEEALPKGLAWTVASKDNYTFTLKGLSPKSRYDLTINSKKMLLTADANGCLSFNRDCKTPASFIVIMANQN, from the coding sequence ATGTATCCTAAATCAACATTTCTTTTCATAGTTCTGCTAATTTTAAATATCACTGCATTCGCTGACGGGTATAGGGACGATATTGTTTTTCAGGAAAAAGCAAAAACAGTCACATTGAGTGTCCCCGGTAAGAAATTAGCATTGGTGATCGATTATGGTGCCGGGTGTACGGTCAGGCAACTCGTGGTTAATGGCCAGCAAACTTTATCAACAAGTGGTGCCTTTACGGGTATGAAAGTAGGAGAGCGCATTTTCAGCTCAACCTCAGCACGCGATGTTAAGCTTGCACGTAAATCTGATGGCATTACATTAACCCATATAACTTATGGCAACGACACTCTAATGGTTGATGAAAGCTGGGATTTTACGATTGTAGGTTCTCTTATTAACTGGAAGATTACCCGTAAATACAGTAATGCTGCCCAGGTACAAGAAGTTGCTTTTCCAAAATGGAATTTTGCAGGACTGAATGTTTGGAAAGGCGGAATCCTGGACAACGGCGGGATGGTCTGGTGTAAATATTTAAAGCGGAATGACGATTCGTATGGCGTTCACACAGGGGGCGTGACCTTCTGGAATGACAAATCGGGAAACGGCTTACGGATAGCCACGCCAGCCAAGGTAAATCAAAATTTTTCAACAAAATTCTCAAACGAAAATAATCTCTTCACCTGTACGCAGCAGCTTAGCGAAAAGCCTTTGAAGCAACGGCATAACCTGAGCAGGTTTGTTTCGGGTAAGGCTGATGTCTTTGCACCGTTTAACGTTGAAGCAGGTACTGTAAGCGCTACTATTTCGCTGGAATATGTTGACTATTTCAAGGAATACTCGCGTGGGACATTACCCGGTATTAATGCCGAAACTGTTCGCGAGTTAATGAATACGACGGGGCGGTATGGTGTGGTTGACAACAATATTATTGGCGCCAACGGATGGCTTACCAATTGGAAATGTCTTCATGAACCGTTTTTCTCGCAGATCGGCATGGCACTTTACGATAGCAATTACACTGCCAACATGGCGGCCACTCTTAACCAGGAACGCGACCTGGCCATGCAAGCCGATGGCCGTGTACTCTCGCGCTGGCATAATGCTCCCGGAGACGAGATACCGGGTACTTACAATGCAGAAACGGGCTATTACGAAGCCATGTGGGGGTATACCATCGATTCGCAGCCCGGCTATGTGATCAACACCAGCGAGCAATTCGATCTGAGCGGTGATCTGGACTGGCTGCGTTCGCACAAGGCCGCATGCGAGAAGGCGCTCGACTGGCTCATCAGCCGTGATGCCAACCACAACGGCATTTTTGAAATGATGAACAACAATATCGCCGAGAAAAAAGCCAGTGACTGGCTGGATATTGTTTGGGCGAGCTATGAAAATGCTTTTGTAAATGCGCAGATGTTTGAGGCGCTGAACTTATGGGCGAACTGTGAGGAAGTATTGGGGGACCAGGACAAAGCAAGGCATTACCGGGCAACTGCCGCAAAACTGAAAGAGGCATTTAACAAACCCGTTGAAGAAGGCGGTTTTTGGTCGGCGGCAAAGAAGCGGTACGTTTACTGGCGTGATAATGATGGTTCGGTACATGGTGACAACCTGGTCACACCCGTCAATTTTGCGGCTATCGCATTTGGCCTTTGTGACGATCAGGAACGCATTACGCAATTACTTGATCAAATAGAGCAGCGTACCACTCAGGAAAATCTTTTTCACTGGCCACTGTGCTTTGATTCATTTACACAGGCTGAGGTATCACCCGGCAACTGGCCGTTTCCGAAATACGAGAACGGCGATATATTTCCGACCTGGGGCTATTTGGGCGTTCGTGCTTACACCCAGTATGATAAGAGCATTGCCCTGAAATACATCAACAAATTGCTTGACCAATATAAAAAGGATGGCCTTTCTTCGCAACGATACAGCCGCACGACGCAGCTTGGCCTGGGAGACGATATTCTTGCGGGCATTTGCACCAGTATCACCGCACTCTATCGCGATATTTACGGGATACGTCCAAAGTGGAATAGGATGGGACTTGAACCCAATCTTAGCCAACAGCTGAATAGTACGCAATTTAGCTACCGCTTGCGCGATATCCTTTACCAGGTAAAGCTGAATGTAGGAGATTACAGTTTGAGTACGGAACGTTTTACTATCAAGAGCAAGCAAAATTTCGGGGCAAGCAACGACGGTCAAATGTTCAATATATATCCGCAGAATCGCGAGAACTTCATACTACAAGTAAAGGCAGTCACAAAAAGTCAGCTTAAATTAAACCTCGAAGAAGCATTGCCGAAAGGGTTGGCCTGGACGGTAGCTTCCAAAGACAATTACACTTTTACATTAAAAGGCTTATCACCTAAAAGCCGGTATGACCTTACTATTAATAGCAAAAAGATGCTATTAACCGCCGATGCAAATGGATGTTTATCATTTAATCGTGATTGTAAAACCCCGGCTAGTTTTATTGTCATCATGGCCAACCAAAACTAG
- a CDS encoding sugar phosphate isomerase/epimerase family protein: MDIKILSPQWGHEHLEVVDFVSKIVDAGYDGIDTWLPPDLKTKKILLDQIEKKGLVFVAHQHEARGDDFKTFQSSFKRNLMECANTSPVLINSHTGRDYFTQDQLLALIDIAAEIADTTNMPIVHETHRGRMGYSPQSMEPLFAQRPGLEITADFSHWVCVTESMLGSFEPVLYEAIDRTRHVHARVGYEQGPQVTDPRSPEWAYALNQFLVWWDAIVAVNRQKHRNILTFTTEFGPFPYMQMIPFTDKCIADQFDINCYMKDLLTERYSVKTGS; this comes from the coding sequence ATGGATATCAAGATTCTAAGTCCACAATGGGGACATGAGCACCTTGAAGTGGTTGACTTTGTTTCAAAAATCGTTGATGCCGGCTATGATGGCATTGATACCTGGCTACCCCCGGACCTAAAAACCAAGAAAATCCTTTTGGATCAAATCGAAAAAAAAGGGCTTGTTTTTGTTGCGCATCAGCACGAGGCGAGGGGGGATGATTTTAAAACATTTCAATCCAGTTTTAAAAGAAACCTGATGGAGTGCGCAAACACATCTCCCGTACTGATCAATTCACATACGGGAAGGGACTATTTTACGCAGGATCAACTGCTCGCTCTGATTGATATTGCCGCCGAAATAGCTGATACCACAAACATGCCGATCGTACATGAGACGCACCGCGGCCGGATGGGGTATTCGCCGCAGTCTATGGAACCGCTTTTCGCTCAGCGCCCGGGGTTGGAAATAACGGCTGATTTTTCGCACTGGGTATGCGTGACAGAAAGTATGCTAGGCAGTTTTGAACCAGTTTTATACGAAGCTATCGACAGGACGCGGCACGTTCATGCGCGTGTGGGCTATGAGCAAGGGCCGCAGGTGACCGATCCAAGATCCCCCGAATGGGCTTATGCATTAAACCAGTTTTTAGTTTGGTGGGATGCGATTGTAGCAGTCAACAGACAGAAACACAGGAATATATTGACATTCACCACCGAGTTCGGACCATTTCCGTATATGCAGATGATTCCATTCACGGATAAATGCATTGCAGACCAATTTGATATCAACTGCTATATGAAAGATTTACTCACGGAGCGATATAGCGTCAAGACGGGTTCCTAA
- a CDS encoding phytanoyl-CoA dioxygenase family protein — MKTEITAGDVANYQRDGFIVIENFLSEQELAEWRTTLDEALVNRNGNKLPGRKEVYGKGDDADKSYYDNVFDQLLNLWQDNAGIRKLMLDERIGKMAAQLAEVDGIRIWHDQALIKKPWANPTSWHLDTPYWSFTDRRALSIWVALDDATLENGCLFFIPGSHQVTTFENPGIGKNMGAIFTTYPQFYKTKSVAVPMKAGSCSFHNGLTIHGAHANMTPGYRRAMTCAYMPDGNTFNGIQNILSDEEVATLSIGSLLNKESVNPLIYRRS; from the coding sequence ATGAAAACAGAAATAACAGCCGGAGACGTAGCAAATTACCAGCGAGATGGCTTTATTGTTATTGAGAATTTTTTGTCGGAGCAGGAATTAGCTGAATGGCGAACTACTTTGGATGAAGCATTGGTCAATCGGAATGGGAATAAGCTGCCTGGCCGGAAAGAAGTGTATGGCAAAGGCGATGATGCGGATAAATCATATTATGATAATGTATTTGATCAGCTACTTAACCTCTGGCAAGACAATGCCGGAATCCGGAAACTGATGCTCGACGAGCGCATTGGAAAGATGGCCGCGCAACTGGCTGAGGTAGACGGAATACGCATCTGGCACGATCAGGCGCTGATTAAAAAGCCATGGGCTAATCCGACATCCTGGCACCTGGATACACCGTACTGGTCATTCACCGACCGCCGGGCGTTATCTATTTGGGTAGCGCTGGACGATGCTACGCTCGAAAATGGCTGCCTGTTTTTCATTCCGGGATCACATCAGGTGACCACCTTTGAAAACCCCGGTATTGGCAAAAATATGGGCGCTATTTTTACCACTTATCCGCAGTTTTATAAAACTAAATCCGTGGCTGTTCCGATGAAGGCAGGCAGCTGCTCATTTCACAACGGACTCACCATTCACGGCGCGCATGCCAATATGACCCCGGGATACCGGCGTGCCATGACCTGCGCATATATGCCCGATGGTAACACCTTTAATGGTATTCAGAATATCCTGAGTGACGAAGAAGTGGCTACTTTATCTATTGGCAGTTTATTGAATAAAGAATCGGTAAATCCTTTGATTTATCGGCGTTCGTAA